Proteins encoded within one genomic window of Pigmentiphaga sp. H8:
- a CDS encoding PepSY domain-containing protein produces the protein MRLLPTLIIALAATASYATAAQAADKCAYVPHDRWIPIDQAIRKAESLGYEVREVERDDGCWEVEGFDKNGAKIKLYLDPANGEVVKPSDWLPGRSRK, from the coding sequence ATGCGCCTGCTGCCCACCCTGATCATCGCCCTTGCCGCCACCGCTTCCTACGCCACCGCCGCCCAGGCCGCCGACAAGTGCGCCTACGTTCCCCACGACCGCTGGATTCCTATCGACCAGGCCATACGCAAGGCCGAATCGCTGGGCTACGAGGTGCGCGAGGTCGAGCGGGACGACGGCTGCTGGGAAGTCGAAGGCTTCGACAAGAACGGCGCCAAGATCAAACTGTACCTGGATCCGGCCAACGGCGAAGTGGTCAAGCCCTCGGACTGGCTGCCGGGCAGGAGCCGCAAATGA
- a CDS encoding PepSY domain-containing protein gives MSASLIRFPRLSAILLAAALACAASPALARDDRCRRDQDCAREALVHGEIRPLSEVLGVVRDKVPGDIIEIELDREDGIWVYEVKVLPPSGRRKKLEIDARTLEILKIK, from the coding sequence ATGTCTGCAAGCCTCATCCGTTTTCCCCGCCTGTCCGCCATCCTGCTCGCCGCGGCGCTTGCCTGTGCGGCGTCGCCGGCCCTGGCCCGCGACGACCGTTGCAGGCGGGACCAGGACTGCGCGCGCGAGGCGCTGGTGCACGGCGAGATCCGTCCATTGTCCGAGGTGCTGGGCGTGGTGCGCGACAAGGTGCCGGGCGATATCATTGAGATCGAACTCGATCGCGAAGACGGCATCTGGGTCTACGAAGTCAAGGTGTTGCCGCCCAGCGGCCGGCGCAAGAAGCTCGAGATTGATGCCCGCACCCTGGAAATCCTGAAGATCAAGTAG